A stretch of DNA from Natrinema halophilum:
GACAGCAGAATCGAAAGGCTGCTCGAGACCGTGTCGAATCTGGACCCTTCGTTGTATGCCATTAGTGCACCCCAGACGACGGCGATCACGAACAGGATGATCGTCGCTGTCACCATGACAAATACCGTCCACGGGAGCGCGTCAGTGATGATGTCGGAAACTGGCTGCCTGTAAAAAAACGATTGTCCTAGATTTCCAGACAGGAGAGATGACACGTACTCGTAGTACTCGACGTAAATCGGTTGACTCTCCTGCTGTCGAGATTGGATGATGGCGTCGATTCGCGCCGGGTCGACGCCCTGTCGGACCAGTCGGGCCCTGAGCATCTCCAACGGACCGCCGGGAATCGCCCGAATCAACCCGAAGGTGATCGTCGCAGTGACCCACAGCGTGAACACTGCACGCCCCGTTCGTTTAATATAGTACGAATTCATTGCTATTCATTCATTATGATTTTAGTTGATTTTTCGGTTAGACATCAGCTTGTTTCCTCCTCGGTCTCTCAGCCGTCGTACTGGAGTTCGCCCTGCCGTATAAGCCACGAATTGGCCCACCGGACCTGTGAAACGTCGGCACCCTGTTCGGGAACGGTCCACTCGTCGGTCGCGAGGAATGTCTGCTCTTGCTTTTCCATGACGGGGATCATGGGCAAATCGACGTTAGTCACCCAGGCCTGTTCGGTGATAATCTCCTGAATCGTTTCGTCCTGTGCCGTCTCGGATAATTCCGACAGTCGGTCATTCGGATTGACCGTCATCGTCCCTGAACCGGCTCGGGACGGGACAGTGACGTCCCCGTTGCTTCCCCCGCGGTTGGAATTTGCCGGGATGTAATTGTACGTGAAGTTCCGGTAGTGCTCGAGCAGCATGTGCTGGAGTGAGAAGTAGGGGTATGCAGCACGACCGCCGCCTGGGAGCCACCCGCCGGCGGAGAGGACGAAGTCCCCGTTTGGCCATGCCGTTCCGTTCAGCGCGCTGAAGTTCCGTGAGTCGACCTGTGATTCGAACCCGAAGCCAGTCAGTTGATCGACGATTGTCTGCGTTGCGGTGACCCAGTCGCTCCACCCGGACGGGACCGTCACGGGAAGCGTAACCGTCTCTTCGTCACTGTCGACCCAGATGCCATTTTCCTGAGAGTAGCCGGCATCCCGAAGGATTTGGGTAGCCTCGTCAGTCTGTTGTGCATCCGCACCGTAGTCGTCGAATGAATCGGAGACGTCGCCGATCCACCGTTCCTGATCGTCGGACGGAATCCCCATCGGAATCGGTGGAACCTGCTTTAGCGTTTCGCCGACATTTTTGACGATGGTCTCTCGGTCGAGCACGTGCGCGATGGCTTGACGCACAGCTCTATCTCCCGCGTGTTTGTGGTCGTGTTGCGGAATAAGACCGTAGCCGGTTTTTCCGGGGATGGTCTCCATCTGGATGTGATCCGGGAAGTTACTTACGACACTCGGAGGAGCGAACACAGAGTAAACCGAATCGAGGTTGTTCGCCCCAATCTCGTTGTGGACCGCAGTGTTCCCATCGAGGTATCGAAACGCCACCTCGTCGAAGTTACTGTTGTCCGAGTCCGGATGATCGTCTCGCTTTTCTAAGAGGAGTTGCTGATTTCCTCGTTCTGAGAGCGTAAACGGCCCGCTCGCGATAACGTCCTGATAGGCGAACTCCTGTATCTCTGATTGTGCCGCTTCGGGGTCGTCCTCGAACTGGTCGACGTACTTTCCGAATTCGCTCTCCTTTTGCGTCATAAACCGCTGACCCAGAACGTTGAACTCCACGATCTGGGGATTGACGTCGCCGCTGAGATTGAGAACGACCGTCTGATCGTCCGGAGCGTCGATGGTGTCCGTGAACTTGTCGATCGCTCCGCCATTCAGCATCGCGAGACGAAGTTGCGTTGCAACGTCACCGGCAGTAACGTCATCACCGTCCTCCCAGGTGACGCCGTCCCGGAGAATTAATTCGAACGTCCCACCCTCGGACCGCCAGTCCTGAATGAGGTACGGTTCGAACTCCCCTTTTGCGAAATTGAAATTCGCGAACCGGTCGAAGAGGAGGTAATGCGAAATTTGCGAATAACTGGTCGGATTACTGGGATTGTACTGTATCTTTGTCGGCACTTGATTCGTATAGCTGATGTGGGTGCTACCGCTTGCGTTCCCACCCATACAGCCACCGAGCGCGGCGGCACCTGAGACACCAGCCGCTCTCAGGAATACACGTCTGTCGATGTAACTGGTATAGTCATTGCCTTTATCTCTCATTGTCCACCATGATACTTATACTGTAAGATAATAAAACTATGCTATCAAGCAGGTACATTAGCAATCGTTAGAAATAATCTATACCGATTCGATAGCGAATCATATCGATATACTTCGACATGCCTCCGAAGCACTCGTGCGACGGTACCGCAGAAAGCCGATCGGAAGAAAGCCGAACGGGTTTTCGAGACGGCACGGTTCATCTATTTCGTTCAGCTACTCGAAAACTGCAGTGCTACTCCGGCACCCATCGAACGTACATGTGCGAGGACGAGGGATTTCGACACGCTGTGCGTGCACAACAAAAATCAGTACAATTCGATAGGTCTGCGACGTCATTTGACGATAGCAAACGGAATGGCTGGTGAACGTCGGCCGAATCCTTTCATCGCATTCTGTCATAAAGCAGTGCAAGCGATTGACGCTGGACTGAACAGCGAACGCGCTTTGGGGCGTCAGTCTCCAGTAAAACGTATCCGGTCGCGACGGCGAACCCAGTTCGTTTGACCAGGTGAAACAGGTGTGCCGACGATTCGACCGGGCCCTAGTCGTATTCCAGCGATGTCGGACAGATAGGTAGATATCGAATAGGCCCGGCTTCGACACGTCCTCTCGACAAGAGACACGAATCTTATAAAAATAAACTACCGGAAACGATTTATCATTAGCAACCAAGCTCACAATTAATATGGAGGACACGACGCTCATGGTCGGCATCGTCGGGTTAGGGCCACACGGGACAAACCACGTGGATATCCTCAGCGAACTCGGCCACGAAGTGTATGGAGTCGACGCAGACACATCGGCGAGACAAGCGTTCCAAGAGCAATACGATGCTACGATATTCGAGTCTCTCGACGAGTTATACGATCAGGACCTGGACGCGATCATCATCTCAACCCCAAATAAGTTTCACGAGACGGCTGCCATTGACGCACTCGAAACCGGCCACGATATCTTGCTCGAGAAACCGCTTGCGCACAACGTAGAGAGTGCAGAGCGCATCGCTGACGTCGCTGACCGGACCGAAAACGTTTGCATGGTCGGATTCCACCACCGCTTCCGGCGCGTCTGTCAGGTTGCCAAATCCTATATCGAGGAGGGGTATCTCGGCGAAATCACACATATCGATGCCCAGTTCGTGCGACGGCGCGGGATTCCCGGTCGGGGAACGTGGTATACGTCACAGGACATCGCCGGTGGTGGCGCACTGATCGATATTGGTGCTCACCTACTCGACTTGCTTTTCTTCTGGACTGACTGGCCGACGCTGGCGCAGACGATGGCAACGTCGCGGTCAGATTTCGGCCAGCACGACGATTACAGCTATCTCCACATGTGGGGGGAAGACGACCGGGGCAAATTATACGACGTAGAGGACTCTGTTACAGCGTTTTGTGAGTTCGACTCCGGAACGACTGCGAACATCCAGGTGGCGTGGGCCGCAAACGTAGCGTCCTCACACAGTTATCGATTTCGAGGGACGGAAGCGGGTATGTCGGTCGATATCACGAACACGCTCGAGGAAGTCGAACCGGAGGTCGAGCAGCGGAACGACCTTCGACTCTACGAGACGCGCTCGAGACGATGTGACCACTTCGTCGATAGCGAAGTCATCGTCCCGTCGAACGATCCATACCGTGACGAACTGGAGACGTTTCTCGAAGCGGTCAGGTCTGGTCAGCGACCGGAGATGACGAACGTCGAGCAGGCACTCGAAGTGCAGCGTGCTATCGACCGAATCTATCAGGCAAGTCGCTGATGTACCGTATATCCCCTTCATGGGTGCTGGCGGGTACCTGCCCTCGTTTTTCGACCGCCGTCGAATAGTTGGATATCCTTAACAGTCAGTGGTTCCTAAAGGAAGATATGCCAGAAGAATCAACCGGCGGTCGCGGAAAGACGATCCAATCCGTCGAGTCCGCGTTGGAGGTCATCGAGGTCATCCGCCGAAAGGAGCGGGCTGGTGTGACGGAGATCACGAAGGAACTGGATCGCTCCAAAAGCACTGTTCATCACTACGTGACGACGCTGGTCAAACACGACTATCTCGACAAAGTAGACGGTGAATATCAGCTCAGTCTTCGGTTTCTTACACTTGGCGGTCAGGTCCGCGAACGCGAACGCCTCTATCATCTCGGAAAGGACGTCGTCGATGAACTCGCACATGAGACGGGCGAGCAGGCGCGACTCATCGTTGAACGCAACGGGTCCGTTATCACGCTCTATCAAGCGACCGGCGATCGCGTCGATGAGCCGATCACGCACGTGGGTAGCACCGAAGAACTGCACTGCACTGCAGCCGGCAAAGTATTCCTGGCTGAACTGTCGGATGCTGAAATCGACGCCTTCCTCGACGAGATATCGTTTCCATCCTACACCGAACGGACGATTACCGATCCCGGCGAGCTCCGGATAGAACTCGAGGAGATCCGTGATCTGGGCGTCGGATTTGACGACGAAGAACGATACAAAGGGTACCGGTGCGTCGCTGCCGCTATCAGCACCACGGAGAGCGAACTGTTCGGTGCACTCAGCATTTCTGCGCCGACCGACCGGATGGCCGAAGAGCGGTTTCGCACCGACGTGCCGAATC
This window harbors:
- a CDS encoding Gfo/Idh/MocA family protein; this encodes MEDTTLMVGIVGLGPHGTNHVDILSELGHEVYGVDADTSARQAFQEQYDATIFESLDELYDQDLDAIIISTPNKFHETAAIDALETGHDILLEKPLAHNVESAERIADVADRTENVCMVGFHHRFRRVCQVAKSYIEEGYLGEITHIDAQFVRRRGIPGRGTWYTSQDIAGGGALIDIGAHLLDLLFFWTDWPTLAQTMATSRSDFGQHDDYSYLHMWGEDDRGKLYDVEDSVTAFCEFDSGTTANIQVAWAANVASSHSYRFRGTEAGMSVDITNTLEEVEPEVEQRNDLRLYETRSRRCDHFVDSEVIVPSNDPYRDELETFLEAVRSGQRPEMTNVEQALEVQRAIDRIYQASR
- a CDS encoding IclR family transcriptional regulator, which gives rise to MPEESTGGRGKTIQSVESALEVIEVIRRKERAGVTEITKELDRSKSTVHHYVTTLVKHDYLDKVDGEYQLSLRFLTLGGQVRERERLYHLGKDVVDELAHETGEQARLIVERNGSVITLYQATGDRVDEPITHVGSTEELHCTAAGKVFLAELSDAEIDAFLDEISFPSYTERTITDPGELRIELEEIRDLGVGFDDEERYKGYRCVAAAISTTESELFGALSISAPTDRMAEERFRTDVPNQLQNVAGVVEINTTYSEWTDVR
- a CDS encoding ABC transporter substrate-binding protein, which translates into the protein MGGNASGSTHISYTNQVPTKIQYNPSNPTSYSQISHYLLFDRFANFNFAKGEFEPYLIQDWRSEGGTFELILRDGVTWEDGDDVTAGDVATQLRLAMLNGGAIDKFTDTIDAPDDQTVVLNLSGDVNPQIVEFNVLGQRFMTQKESEFGKYVDQFEDDPEAAQSEIQEFAYQDVIASGPFTLSERGNQQLLLEKRDDHPDSDNSNFDEVAFRYLDGNTAVHNEIGANNLDSVYSVFAPPSVVSNFPDHIQMETIPGKTGYGLIPQHDHKHAGDRAVRQAIAHVLDRETIVKNVGETLKQVPPIPMGIPSDDQERWIGDVSDSFDDYGADAQQTDEATQILRDAGYSQENGIWVDSDEETVTLPVTVPSGWSDWVTATQTIVDQLTGFGFESQVDSRNFSALNGTAWPNGDFVLSAGGWLPGGGRAAYPYFSLQHMLLEHYRNFTYNYIPANSNRGGSNGDVTVPSRAGSGTMTVNPNDRLSELSETAQDETIQEIITEQAWVTNVDLPMIPVMEKQEQTFLATDEWTVPEQGADVSQVRWANSWLIRQGELQYDG